The proteins below come from a single Rhizobium sp. BT04 genomic window:
- a CDS encoding acyltransferase: MRQQQRLAGADFLRATACLLVFAHHLALRLDMRRIPDELGPTANILRFGNFGVAIFFVLSGFLLAHPFWRALDDGSNMPSLRHYTIRRAARIAPGFWFAATISFALSLTLLALPLTPELALRYLSGLLFMSQWHWRTFFPVEGDGPLWSIPFEVTSYVLLPLCFVLLFRLPVLRQRPLLARFAWLCVITGVLLAHLLILTLFPLDDIGRGWQYGLQGGAKEWMPRYNPIGFFAIFALGALAAGVEVALPKRPSAWFDAAALLALAIAGYRLVISPGGTPEAYGWLEIPYGFPVFPLAIATALVSLCHSQYLGRLLDNAPVRYIARISFGIYIWQEIILISIQRLDPGSFGAASENVVIGWLQSCGLAAALVLLVANLSYTLLEKPAITVGNRLTSRQSNRATPFKV; this comes from the coding sequence ATGCGACAACAGCAGAGACTGGCCGGGGCGGACTTTCTGCGCGCGACGGCCTGTCTGCTGGTGTTTGCCCATCATCTCGCGCTGCGGCTGGATATGCGCAGAATTCCCGACGAACTGGGGCCAACCGCAAACATCCTCCGCTTCGGCAATTTCGGCGTCGCCATCTTTTTCGTGCTCAGCGGCTTTCTTCTTGCCCATCCCTTCTGGCGCGCGCTCGACGACGGCAGCAACATGCCGAGCCTCCGGCATTACACGATCCGCCGGGCGGCGCGCATCGCTCCGGGCTTCTGGTTCGCCGCGACCATCAGCTTCGCCCTCAGCCTGACGCTGCTGGCCCTGCCGCTGACGCCGGAGCTCGCGCTCCGCTACCTCTCCGGGCTGCTGTTCATGAGCCAGTGGCATTGGCGCACCTTCTTTCCTGTCGAAGGCGACGGCCCGCTTTGGTCAATTCCCTTCGAGGTCACCAGCTATGTGCTGCTGCCGCTCTGCTTTGTCCTGCTGTTTCGTTTGCCCGTCCTCAGGCAGCGTCCGTTGCTCGCCCGCTTCGCCTGGCTTTGCGTCATCACAGGCGTGCTCCTGGCCCATCTGCTGATCCTCACCCTGTTTCCGCTCGACGACATCGGGCGCGGCTGGCAATACGGCCTCCAGGGCGGGGCGAAGGAATGGATGCCGCGCTATAATCCGATCGGCTTCTTCGCCATCTTCGCCCTCGGCGCGCTGGCCGCCGGGGTCGAGGTCGCGCTCCCCAAAAGGCCCTCCGCCTGGTTCGATGCCGCGGCGCTGCTGGCCCTCGCCATTGCCGGCTACCGCCTCGTCATATCGCCCGGCGGCACCCCCGAAGCTTATGGCTGGCTCGAAATCCCCTACGGCTTCCCGGTTTTTCCGCTGGCAATCGCAACGGCGCTCGTTTCGCTCTGCCATTCGCAATACCTGGGCAGGCTGCTCGACAATGCTCCTGTCCGCTACATCGCCAGGATCTCCTTCGGCATCTATATCTGGCAGGAAATCATCCTGATATCGATCCAGAGGCTCGATCCGGGCTCGTTCGGCGCTGCCTCGGAAAATGTCGTCATCGGCTGGCTGCAGTCCTGCGGTCTGGCGGCAGCGCTTGTGCTGCTGGTTGCAAACCTCAGCTACACCCTGCTGGAAAAACCGGCCATCACTGTCGGAAACCGCCTGACATCCCGCCAATCCAATCGGGCTACTCCTTTCAAAGTATAA
- a CDS encoding ABC transporter ATP-binding protein, with protein MNKTMLELGNISKSFDGMKVLGDISLSVADGEFVSIVGPSGSGKSTVLRLLTQALRPDSGTMLFNGVPLEQAPHSFAFMPQRDALMPWRRIIDNAALGLEVKGMSRRAARAIVAPLFESFGLAGFEHHYPSELSGGMRQRAALLRTVVQTQDMLLLDEPFGALDALTRTQIQEWLQGMWTEHRWTALLITHDVREAVFLSDRIYVLSARPARIIREFRVPLPRPRSIADLGSPAAQAIETEILQTLLHPLQQDDFRPAGLKSESCSNLKS; from the coding sequence ATGAACAAAACAATGCTTGAACTCGGCAATATCTCGAAGTCCTTCGACGGCATGAAGGTGCTGGGCGATATTTCGCTCAGCGTCGCAGACGGCGAGTTCGTTTCGATCGTCGGCCCGTCCGGCTCCGGAAAATCGACGGTGCTGCGATTGCTGACGCAGGCGCTGCGCCCCGATTCCGGCACCATGCTTTTCAACGGCGTGCCGCTGGAACAGGCGCCGCATTCCTTTGCCTTCATGCCGCAGCGCGATGCGCTGATGCCCTGGCGCCGGATCATCGACAATGCGGCACTCGGCCTCGAGGTGAAAGGCATGAGCCGCCGCGCGGCCCGCGCCATTGTGGCGCCTTTGTTCGAGAGCTTCGGTCTTGCCGGCTTCGAACACCACTATCCCTCCGAACTCTCCGGCGGCATGCGCCAGCGCGCCGCGCTGCTGCGCACCGTCGTCCAGACCCAGGACATGCTGCTGCTCGACGAGCCCTTCGGCGCGCTCGACGCGCTGACGCGCACGCAGATCCAGGAATGGCTGCAGGGCATGTGGACCGAACACCGCTGGACGGCACTGCTGATCACCCACGACGTTCGCGAAGCGGTGTTCCTCTCCGACCGGATCTACGTGCTTTCGGCCCGTCCGGCGCGTATCATCCGCGAATTCCGCGTTCCCCTGCCCCGCCCGAGAAGCATCGCCGACCTCGGCTCGCCGGCGGCCCAGGCGATTGAAACCGAAATCCTGCAAACCCTGCTTCATCCGCTGCAACAGGATGATTTTAGGCCGGCCGGCCTAAAATCCGAATCCTGTTCTAATTTAAAGAGTTAG
- a CDS encoding ABC transporter substrate-binding protein, whose protein sequence is MLLLTRRQTIVAAIAASLAGRTAFAQSAPAKVRIALDWTPNTNHIGIYVAKAKGFYEAAGLDVEILPFTDTSAGTLVSNGVADFGISSEIETLTQRAGGGDVKMVYGVVQTETARLIFKGGRDDIKSPRDLDGKTYGGFGGTWESALISAMIRNDGGKGEVKTVTLGTSAYEALDNGSIDFTLEIYTWEGIAAELENRKIGRFHYSDYGIPDEQTTVIVSSDAYLSANREHARAFIQATRKGYAYSVDHPDEACDLLISGSNGALMNTDLVKASQKALIEGHFLKSEAGVIGKLDPAKAEALGGFLLENGILVDANGAALKEKPDFSTYYTNELLD, encoded by the coding sequence ATGCTGCTTCTCACCCGCCGCCAGACGATCGTCGCCGCCATCGCGGCAAGCCTCGCCGGCCGCACCGCCTTCGCCCAATCGGCGCCCGCAAAGGTCCGCATCGCGCTCGACTGGACGCCCAACACCAACCATATCGGCATCTATGTCGCCAAGGCCAAGGGCTTCTATGAGGCGGCCGGACTCGATGTCGAAATTCTTCCCTTCACCGATACCAGCGCCGGAACGCTGGTATCGAACGGCGTTGCCGATTTCGGCATCAGCAGCGAGATCGAGACCCTGACCCAGCGCGCCGGCGGCGGTGACGTGAAGATGGTCTACGGCGTCGTCCAGACGGAAACCGCACGGCTGATTTTCAAGGGCGGACGCGACGACATCAAGAGCCCTAGAGATCTCGACGGCAAGACCTATGGCGGCTTCGGCGGCACCTGGGAGAGCGCGCTGATCTCCGCGATGATCCGCAATGACGGCGGCAAGGGCGAGGTCAAGACCGTCACCCTCGGCACCTCCGCTTACGAGGCGCTGGACAATGGCTCGATCGATTTCACGCTGGAGATCTACACCTGGGAAGGCATCGCCGCCGAACTGGAAAACCGGAAGATCGGCCGTTTCCACTATTCCGATTATGGCATTCCCGACGAGCAGACGACGGTCATCGTCTCCAGCGACGCCTACCTCTCGGCAAACCGGGAACACGCCCGCGCCTTCATCCAGGCCACGCGAAAGGGCTATGCCTACTCCGTCGACCATCCCGACGAAGCCTGCGACCTGCTGATCTCCGGAAGCAACGGCGCACTGATGAATACGGACCTGGTAAAAGCCTCTCAGAAGGCATTGATCGAGGGGCACTTCCTGAAATCCGAGGCCGGCGTGATCGGTAAGCTCGACCCGGCAAAGGCCGAGGCCCTCGGCGGCTTCCTGCTCGAGAATGGCATTCTGGTCGACGCGAATGGCGCCGCGCTTAAGGAGAAGCCGGACTTTTCCACCTATTATACCAACGAACTTCTCGACTAA